The nucleotide window AATTCCTTACGTTTATAATACTATACTCTTGACCATCATCACTATTCTTCATGTTCCCATATACACTAGTTGCATATTCATTACTATCTATTCTATTTCTAACTAACTTAACTGCATCTCTATCACTTATCTCATCCTTAATTCTCCTCTTGCTAGATGCAAAATACATACCGTTTTTCTTCTTTAACTTATATATTTTCTCTAAACTTCTGTCTATTGCTATTCTCTCTTTAGTATCATCATTGTACTTTTCGTACACATAGCATTCGTCAGTTCCTAAAGTTGTTTTTTCTATTAATTTAACATACTCATTACAAGAATCCATCGCAACTTTCCTTGCCAATTTCTCTTCAGCATAATTAAATTTATCGCTAGCATTTATATTAAACATCTCTTTATTTTCTTGTAACTTTAATCTAAAATGCAATATATCTCCAATAGGATTTAAGAAGAATACTAAATCTCCTCCCTGCATCGCAAAATCAACATTTTCCAAGCCACCATTATATGTTATAGGTTTATCATCAACCATAATTGGCGTTTTCTTTAATCCGTCCTTGATTAGATTAACGATCATTTGGTCTATGTCCTTTTTGGATCCTTTTAAAATATCATAAACGGTCAACTTTTCACCAGTCTCCACATTAAATACATCCGCCTCTACTATTGGAGATTGTTGCTTGTTTATTCTTACTCTGTATATAGATAATATATTACGGAAATTTTGCATCACACGATACCCTGAAGCATAACTAATTCCTTCTTTGTCAATTCGCATAGTCATATCATCTTCTGCTAGCTTTGCATAATCGTTAAATTCACTATTTGCTTTATTCCTATAATACTCATTTATTTTCTCTAATGCAGCATCATTTTTATAATTGGCCAACTGTGGTACCGAAACATGTATACTATACAATACATCACCATTGTCATCTTTTTTCTCATAGGACTTTTCTAAATCAAATATTTCCTGCCAATTTCCATTTTCGTATCCATAATCTAACTCTATGCCTACAAGGCCATTTTCTTTCTGCCATTGTACATTTTCACCTAGGGCCTCAGCCAACGACTCAAGTGAAACATAAGTTCTGTCTTTTACTAACCTTGGTTTTATTTCTGTTTTTTTCTTTATGTTATTTACCACCATATTACTGCTATCAATGGTATATAATATGTCTCTAAAATCCCTTTTTATCCTAACCTGTCTTGCTTCTTCATCCCAAAAAACCTCATATCCTAGATTTTCACATATACTCCTTAAAGGCATCAACAGATGATCTCCTTCAACAATACATTTTTGTGGTATTTTTATTTCATTTTCATCCACATACACAGTGGCACTTTTCGCAAATACAACATTGCCACACATTAACGCTATACCCAGTGCAATCAATGCGCTCTTAAACTTCTTTTTCATAAAACCGCCCTCTCTTAATTTTATTTTTGAAGCTATCCCTTCGCATAAGACGTACTTCTTTTTTTCAATAATATCACATGCTTTACCAAAATACAACAATAATACTAAAATTCTCTTCTTCCTTCAAATGCTTTAGATAACGTAACCTCATCTGCATACTCTAAATCTCCGCCTACAGGTATCCCATGCGCTATTCTTGTTGTTTTTATAGAAAAAGGTTTTAAAAGTTTTGATATATACATCGCTGTCGCTTCACCCTCAACATTGGGATTTGTAGCCAATATCACTTCTTTCACATCTCCACTAGCAACTCTTTTTAGCAACGATTGTATATTTATATCGTTTGGACCAACTCCATTCATTGGAGATATAGTACCATGTAATACATGATATTTCCCCTTAAACTCACGCATCTTCTCTAACGTTACTATATCCTTTGCTTCCTCAACAACACATATAGTATCCATACTTCTAGATTGATTACTACATATATCACACGGATCTGTCTGAGTTAAACTTCCACACACAGAACAATATTTTGTTTTTGCCTTTGCATCTAATATAGACTTTGCTAATTCTTCTACTTTCTCTTTTGGCAAATTAAGTACATGAAATGCAAGTCTTTGTGCTGTCTTATGACCTATACCAGGCAATTTTTCAAACTCATCAACAAGTTTTGCTATTGGTGCCGCAAATAAATCCATCACTCGATTCCCCTTTGCTAAAATAA belongs to Clostridiales bacterium and includes:
- the recR gene encoding recombination protein RecR, producing MDLFAAPIAKLVDEFEKLPGIGHKTAQRLAFHVLNLPKEKVEELAKSILDAKAKTKYCSVCGSLTQTDPCDICSNQSRSMDTICVVEEAKDIVTLEKMREFKGKYHVLHGTISPMNGVGPNDINIQSLLKRVASGDVKEVILATNPNVEGEATAMYISKLLKPFSIKTTRIAHGIPVGGDLEYADEVTLSKAFEGRREF
- a CDS encoding DUF4163 domain-containing protein → MKKKFKSALIALGIALMCGNVVFAKSATVYVDENEIKIPQKCIVEGDHLLMPLRSICENLGYEVFWDEEARQVRIKRDFRDILYTIDSSNMVVNNIKKKTEIKPRLVKDRTYVSLESLAEALGENVQWQKENGLVGIELDYGYENGNWQEIFDLEKSYEKKDDNGDVLYSIHVSVPQLANYKNDAALEKINEYYRNKANSEFNDYAKLAEDDMTMRIDKEGISYASGYRVMQNFRNILSIYRVRINKQQSPIVEADVFNVETGEKLTVYDILKGSKKDIDQMIVNLIKDGLKKTPIMVDDKPITYNGGLENVDFAMQGGDLVFFLNPIGDILHFRLKLQENKEMFNINASDKFNYAEEKLARKVAMDSCNEYVKLIEKTTLGTDECYVYEKYNDDTKERIAIDRSLEKIYKLKKKNGMYFASSKRRIKDEISDRDAVKLVRNRIDSNEYATSVYGNMKNSDDGQEYSIINVRNLDGTVDRKLAVSRKDGAIYIEKKKVTPKLEQKDDGTISAVGFLEIDPELTNR